A section of the Candidatus Neomarinimicrobiota bacterium genome encodes:
- a CDS encoding carboxymuconolactone decarboxylase family protein, which yields MYGESQLSRAQREMLATVVSQTNDCFY from the coding sequence ATGTATGGCGAGTCGCAACTGTCCCGGGCACAGAGAGAAATGCTTGCCACGGTTGTGTCCCAGACAAACGATTGTTTCTACTGA